TGAGCGGGCTCGCAGCGCTCATTCAGCCCTCCGCTGCTTGCCACAGCAAGGGATTGCCCTGACGCCGTGCATAAACGGTTTCACCCATCAGCAGATCCAGCGTCAGGCTCGCCAGGTCGTCCGCCAAGGGTTCTACGTAAGGATCTTTTTCCTGGTAAAAAATCTTCAGCCAGCTATGGCATTCATCGCAGGTCTCAGCCTTGATGGCGGCCGCGCCGGCAGCCTGCTCGTCTTCTATGGATTGATAGGCGATTCCTTTGGTGGAGTCGCAGTACGCGCACTTGATGCGCACCATATGCCATTCGGCGGCGCACATTCCGCATTGCAGGTAACGATGGCCCTGCGATTGGCCATCCATCCGCACCACGCTGGCAACCGGCATGGAACCGCAGCATGGACACAGGCCTGGGGTGTCGAGCAAGGGTACGTCGTGGACATCAAAACGTGTCACCAGATCGCTGCAGATCACCTGCAGGGCAGCGGCATAGAACGGGGCGCTGGCCGGATCGACGATTTCATTATTTCGCCGCAAGATGGCTTCGGCCTGGCTGTCGCGCTGGTTGGCGCCGGTTTGCCGGATGCGCTCTATCAGTTGTATCAGCGCCGGCGGCAAGCCGCTGGCTTTTGTCAGCTGCTCTAGCAGCTGATCCAGCACTGTCTGCCAATGCGGGCTGCGCACCTGGTCTGTCGCCAGGATCAGCGGCAGCAGATGCGTCTGGGCCAGGTTGTTGCGCGCCTGGTCACGGGCATGGCTGTCCGTTTCGCCGCTCAAGCCGTTCAATGCCTGCTGTTGGGCCTGCGCCAGCGACGCCATCAGGTTCAGGTAGTCGCCGATAGGATTGCCCGCCGCCAGCTGTTTCAGGCGCCGCGCGCGGTCGCCGAAAATACTGGCGCGCTGCGGCAGCCGGACGCGTGGAATCGCGTTGTGATCCAGCGCTTCGATTTCGCCTGGTTCAAGGATACGTTGCAAGGTAGTTCCTTTTTTCGCAGCAATCGGCAACCGCGGAAATCGCGGAAAAGCATGCCGCTGTTTATTTTCGTGAATTACCTTTTGATGCACAAGTTGCCAATGTAGCTTAATTAACCTGCAAGAGTCGCATGGTTTATTTTACTCCCCAGTCATTTTTCTGTACCAGTCCGCATGGTGCTTGCGCGCCCAGGCTCGGGTGACCGTGCCGCGCGTCATGGCGCCGACTGTCCCTTTGACCCAGATGGCGGCATAAATATGCACCACGATGCCGGCGATCAGGACAAAGCCGCATAGCGCATGCAGCAGCACGGCAAGCCGGATCACAAAGACCGGGAACAGCCAGGAGAACCAGGCGCGCCAGATAACGATGCCCGACAGCAGCAAGCCAGCCATGCAAGCGATCATTACCCAGAACAATAATTTCTGTCCGCCGTTGTAGCGTCCCACCGGCGGCAGGTTTTCTTCGCGGTTGTTGATGACGTCGCCGACGTTTTCCAGCCAGGCGATGTCATTTTTCTCAATCAGGTTGTGGCGCCAGAAACGCAGCGCCAGCAGCACAAAGCAGACAAACATCAGCAGCCCGATGAAAGGATGCAGGATGCGGGTCCAGGGGCCGCCGCCCAGCACGAAACTGAGCCAGAACATCGCCGGGTGGAACAAGGCCAGGCCCGACAGCGCCAGCACCACGAAGGTGATGGCGACCAGCCAGTGATTGATGCGTTCGCCGGCGTTGTAACGGACGATCTTGTCTTTGTCTACATCTCGCTGGTGCATGTTCATGGTGGCAGATCCTGTGCGTTGATGTTGGGATCGTTCGCATTGTTCTCGGGCGCGGTCAGCAGAGCGGCGCGCTTGGAGGCGCCGGATTCTTCCTCTTCTGCGGCCTTGTCCTCATCCGTGACTTCGTTCGGGCCGACCTTGATGTAATGGAAGAAGCCGGCCAGCGCGGTCAGTGCGATACCCGCCAGCGCCAATGGCTTGGCGACGCCTTTCCACAGCGAGACCAGCGGACTGATGCGCGGATTGTCCGGCAAGCCGTGATACAGCGACGGCTTGTCGGCATGGTGCAGCACATACATCACATGGGTGCCGCCCACGCCCGGCGGATCGTACAAGCCGGCTTGCGCAAAGCCGCGTTCCTTGAGGTCGACGATGCGTTCCGCTGCGTGCTCCTTCATGTCTTCCTTGGTGCCGAAGACGATGGCGCCGGTCGGGCAGGTCTTGACGCAGGCCGGTTCCTGGCCGACGGCGACCCGGTCCGAGCACAGCGTGCACTTGTAGGCCTTGTTGTCTTTCTTCGAAATGCGCGGCACATCGAACGGACAACCGGTCACGCAGTAGCCGCAGCCGATGCAGTTTTCTTCATGAAAATCGACGATGCCATTGTTGTACTGGACAATCGCGCCGGGTGACGGACAAGCCTTGAGGCAGCCCGGATCTTCGCAGTGCATGCAGCCATCCTTGCGGATCAGCCATTCCAGGTTGCCGTCAGGATTTTCGTACTCCGAAAAGCGCATGACGGTCCACGAGTGTTCCGTCATGTCGGGCGGATTGTCGAGCACGCCGACATTGACGCCGACCTCGTCGCGCAGGTCGTTCCATTCCATGCAGGCGGTCTGGCAGGCTTTGCAGCCTATGCATTTGGTGACGTCGATCAGCTTGGCGACAGTGCCGGTCACCGGCTCGCGCACGCTGGGCGGCGGCGTGGTGGTGGCGGAGACGCGTTTGATATCTAGAGATTGCAGGGCCATGGTTTCTCCTATGCCTTCTCAACCTTGACCAGGAACGACTTGAATTCCGGCGTTTGTGAATTGCCATCTCCCACACCCGGTGTCAGCGTGTTGGCGAGATAGCCCGGCTTGGTCAAGCCCTTGAAACCCCAGTGGATCGGGATGCCGACGTGATGCACAGGT
The sequence above is a segment of the Collimonas sp. PA-H2 genome. Coding sequences within it:
- the fdxH gene encoding formate dehydrogenase subunit beta, producing the protein MALQSLDIKRVSATTTPPPSVREPVTGTVAKLIDVTKCIGCKACQTACMEWNDLRDEVGVNVGVLDNPPDMTEHSWTVMRFSEYENPDGNLEWLIRKDGCMHCEDPGCLKACPSPGAIVQYNNGIVDFHEENCIGCGYCVTGCPFDVPRISKKDNKAYKCTLCSDRVAVGQEPACVKTCPTGAIVFGTKEDMKEHAAERIVDLKERGFAQAGLYDPPGVGGTHVMYVLHHADKPSLYHGLPDNPRISPLVSLWKGVAKPLALAGIALTALAGFFHYIKVGPNEVTDEDKAAEEEESGASKRAALLTAPENNANDPNINAQDLPP
- the fdhE gene encoding formate dehydrogenase accessory protein FdhE, with product MQRILEPGEIEALDHNAIPRVRLPQRASIFGDRARRLKQLAAGNPIGDYLNLMASLAQAQQQALNGLSGETDSHARDQARNNLAQTHLLPLILATDQVRSPHWQTVLDQLLEQLTKASGLPPALIQLIERIRQTGANQRDSQAEAILRRNNEIVDPASAPFYAAALQVICSDLVTRFDVHDVPLLDTPGLCPCCGSMPVASVVRMDGQSQGHRYLQCGMCAAEWHMVRIKCAYCDSTKGIAYQSIEDEQAAGAAAIKAETCDECHSWLKIFYQEKDPYVEPLADDLASLTLDLLMGETVYARRQGNPLLWQAAEG
- a CDS encoding formate dehydrogenase subunit gamma; the protein is MNMHQRDVDKDKIVRYNAGERINHWLVAITFVVLALSGLALFHPAMFWLSFVLGGGPWTRILHPFIGLLMFVCFVLLALRFWRHNLIEKNDIAWLENVGDVINNREENLPPVGRYNGGQKLLFWVMIACMAGLLLSGIVIWRAWFSWLFPVFVIRLAVLLHALCGFVLIAGIVVHIYAAIWVKGTVGAMTRGTVTRAWARKHHADWYRKMTGE